GTTAGGGATGATGTTCTCAGCAGCAGCGCGGGCACGTCTGAAGTCGCCTTTTGCGTGTGGAGCATCAAGAGTATTCTGGTCACCTGTGTAAGCGTGGATAGTAGTCATCAGACCTTCGATGATACCGAACTTGTCGTTCAGAACTTTGGCCATAGGAGCCAAGCAGTTCGTTGTGCAAGATGCACCGGAGATTACTGTTTCGGAACCGTCAAGGATGTCATCGTTAACGTTGTACACAACAGTTTTCATGTCGCCTGTAGCTGGAGCGGAAATAACTACTTTTTTAGCTCCGCCTTTCAGGTGCTTCTCAGCGGCTTCTTTAGTTGTGAAGAAACCAGTACATTCCAGAACGATATCAACGCCAAGCTCTCCCCAAGGAAGCTCTTCAGGGTTGCGGTTCGCCAGAACCTTAACATCTTTACCGTTAACTTTGAAGAAGCCGTCATGCACTTCAACATCGCCTTGGAATTTACCTTGAGTTGTATCATATTTAAGCAAATGAGCAAGCATCTTAGCGTCAGTCAAGTCATTGATTGCTACCACTTCGATAC
The window above is part of the Paenibacillus sp. FSL H8-0048 genome. Proteins encoded here:
- the gap gene encoding type I glyceraldehyde-3-phosphate dehydrogenase, translating into MSVKVGINGFGRIGRLAFRRIQNVEGIEVVAINDLTDAKMLAHLLKYDTTQGKFQGDVEVHDGFFKVNGKDVKVLANRNPEELPWGELGVDIVLECTGFFTTKEAAEKHLKGGAKKVVISAPATGDMKTVVYNVNDDILDGSETVISGASCTTNCLAPMAKVLNDKFGIIEGLMTTIHAYTGDQNTLDAPHAKGDFRRARAAAENIIPNTTGAAKAIGLVIPELKGKLDGAAQRVPVATGSLTELVTVLDKSVTVEEINAAMKEASDPETYGYTEDEIVSSDIKGMTFGSLFDATQTKVLTVGDKQLVKTVAWYDNEMSYTAQLVRTLEKFAKLAK